In Aerococcus loyolae, a genomic segment contains:
- a CDS encoding LLM class flavin-dependent oxidoreductase, translating to MTKANPAQKQAKGLEFGLYSLGDNLPNPHTGKQLSASERIEEIIQLGKLAEEAGFDAFQVGESHQDYFISQSNLIILSAIARETKTIKLGSAVTTLSVLDPVRVYEDAVTIDLLSQGRMEIVAGRASRLGAFELFGYDYKDYEELFEEKIALLKEINDNETVNWQGQFRPDLDGVKVQPRSERPSGKLPIWRGIGNSNDSARRAGLLGMPIYQAHLSGANQTFAHRIKVFREAAQEAGYDPNDIPVQTGSFLYVRENTQQAYQEFWPYVEAGFPLVNGQPFPKRAFAQGQNVKSATMVGDPQLIIDKLLMQYELFGHQRFNGEIDFGGQPFDEIRRTLDLFAEKVIPTVKKYTQA from the coding sequence CTAACCCCCATACTGGCAAACAGCTATCTGCCTCAGAACGAATTGAAGAAATTATCCAACTAGGGAAATTAGCTGAAGAAGCTGGCTTTGATGCCTTTCAAGTGGGAGAATCCCACCAGGACTATTTTATCTCCCAGTCCAACTTGATCATTCTTTCAGCCATTGCCCGGGAAACCAAAACCATTAAACTCGGTTCAGCCGTCACTACCCTGTCTGTGTTAGATCCTGTCCGGGTCTATGAAGATGCGGTCACCATCGATCTCCTATCTCAGGGGCGGATGGAAATTGTCGCTGGACGGGCTTCCCGCCTAGGGGCCTTTGAATTATTTGGTTATGACTATAAGGACTACGAAGAACTCTTCGAAGAGAAAATTGCCCTCCTAAAAGAAATCAATGACAATGAAACCGTCAACTGGCAAGGGCAATTTCGCCCTGACCTGGATGGAGTCAAGGTTCAACCGCGTAGTGAACGTCCTTCTGGCAAGCTCCCCATTTGGCGGGGAATCGGTAATTCCAACGATTCCGCGCGACGGGCCGGTTTATTGGGCATGCCCATCTACCAAGCTCATCTCTCAGGAGCCAATCAAACCTTTGCCCATCGCATTAAGGTCTTTCGTGAGGCTGCCCAAGAAGCTGGCTATGATCCTAATGACATTCCTGTCCAAACTGGTAGCTTCCTCTATGTCAGAGAAAATACCCAGCAGGCCTATCAAGAATTTTGGCCCTACGTGGAAGCAGGCTTTCCTTTAGTCAACGGTCAACCCTTCCCTAAGCGCGCCTTCGCCCAAGGGCAAAATGTTAAATCAGCCACCATGGTTGGTGACCCCCAATTAATCATTGATAAACTACTGATGCAGTATGAATTATTTGGTCACCAACGCTTTAATGGTGAAATTGATTTTGGCGGCCAGCCCTTTGACGAGATTCGACGGACTCTCGACCTCTTCGCAGAAAAGGTCATTCCCACAGTGAAGAAATAT